One region of Eupeodes corollae chromosome 1, idEupCoro1.1, whole genome shotgun sequence genomic DNA includes:
- the LOC129938721 gene encoding uncharacterized protein LOC129938721 — protein MSESNIEMDNGSTSQKNTGEPSIVYKNIDVKTELESLVKLLDGKIYKEEEIAMEELHQYLIEDDGCWALSDNFLNFVGRIFKDMSFSPETRIHLIRALACAALNDDIIILLHQDRKEHTLMNFANDFDKQSPDEQRAWGTFMCNLFENPSSSEWLLYISEWQYNNQNISNLTVTTKVTVHCLLSNCPTLKDIGTSILFNLAIKDVKTVVFDDVAVELTMAILQFFNSNPSEVLVYRALRALVRFMEVSKDVGSFIQMIGPHPKTFLGMSERIDELVNLVISKIPV, from the exons ATGTCTGAAAGCAATATTGAAATGGATAATGGAAGCACATCACAAAAGAACACCGGAGAACCTTCAATCGTATACAAAAACATTGAT gtcAAAACAGAGTTGGAAAGTCTTGTTAAACTTCTAGATggaaaaatatacaaagaaGAGGAAATTGCTATGGAAGAATTACATCAATATTTGATCGAAGATGATGGCTGTTGGGCGCTGAgtgataactttttaaattttgttg GTCGAATCTTTAAAGATATGTCATTTTCTCCGGAAACTAGAATTCATTTAATAAGAGCTCTAGCATGTGCTGCTCTCAAcgatgatattattattttgttacacCAAGATAGAAAGGAACACACATTGATGAACTTCGCAAatgattttgacaaacaaaGTCCTGATGAACAACGAGCTTGGGGAACTTTt atgtgcaatttgtttgaaaatccaaGTTCATCTGAGTGGCTTTTATATATATCTGAATGGCAATACAATAACCAGAATATTTCGAATTTAACAGTAAcaacaaaagtgacagttcattGTTTGCTTTCGAATTGCCCTACTCTCAAAGATATTGGAACatcgattttgtttaatttagcCATAAAAGACGTTAAAACAGTG GTCTTCGATGACGTTGCTGTAGAACTGACGATGGcaattcttcaatttttcaatagtAACCCCAGTGAAGTGCTAGTATACAGAGCACTCCGTGCCTTGGTTCGATTTATGGAA gtttcaaAAGACGTGGGTTCGTTTATTCAAATGATTGGACCTCATCCAAAAACCTTCTTAGGAATGAGCGAGCGTATCGACGAGTTGGTGAATTTAGTTATTTCAAAGATTCCTGTTTAA